A genomic region of Fodinisporobacter ferrooxydans contains the following coding sequences:
- a CDS encoding LacI family DNA-binding transcriptional regulator encodes MSYTIKDIANRAGVSKSTVSRVISGNGYTSLETRQKVLDTIQELHYKPNALARAMVSQRTHNIGVIIYRQHHPIASHPFYGKILDSILTTAESLDYSVFVTTDKEMSSRSADFMLEKRVDGLILISRLSKEVIDYIHSFQIPYLMVNGTVEDDQVIQIVNNDEKGGRLAAEHLFQLGHRQFSIITGPQEHRSHYLRFQSFRRRIEELGGNILKEHVYFSPTSRFEDGFKGLNIMWERSRLPLAIFATNDMLALGAIQSLWEKGVRVPEDMAVMGFDNVEYSAMSVPPLTSIHVEKEKMGYDAVITLDRLIKGETVNPVWIELEPKLVVRKSTLRV; translated from the coding sequence TTGAGTTATACGATTAAAGATATTGCCAACCGGGCAGGAGTTTCAAAGTCTACAGTTTCCCGAGTGATATCCGGGAATGGCTATACAAGTCTTGAGACCCGGCAAAAAGTGTTGGATACCATTCAAGAACTGCACTATAAGCCGAATGCGCTGGCAAGGGCCATGGTCTCGCAACGTACGCATAATATTGGGGTGATTATATATCGTCAGCATCATCCAATCGCATCACATCCGTTTTACGGCAAGATCCTGGATTCGATTCTAACGACCGCCGAGAGCCTTGATTATTCTGTATTTGTTACAACCGATAAGGAAATGTCCAGTCGTTCCGCTGATTTTATGCTGGAAAAAAGAGTAGATGGGTTGATTTTAATCAGTCGTCTCAGCAAAGAAGTCATTGATTATATTCATAGTTTTCAGATTCCGTATCTCATGGTAAATGGTACGGTGGAGGATGATCAGGTGATCCAGATTGTGAATAATGATGAAAAAGGCGGCAGGCTTGCGGCAGAGCATTTATTTCAGTTGGGGCATCGCCAATTCAGTATCATTACAGGGCCACAGGAACATAGAAGCCATTATCTTAGATTTCAGAGTTTTCGCCGGAGAATCGAAGAACTCGGTGGAAATATTTTGAAGGAACATGTCTATTTTTCGCCGACATCGAGATTCGAGGATGGTTTTAAAGGATTAAACATCATGTGGGAACGTTCCCGTCTGCCATTGGCCATTTTTGCAACGAATGATATGTTGGCGCTTGGCGCGATACAATCACTCTGGGAAAAAGGTGTACGGGTCCCTGAAGATATGGCTGTTATGGGATTTGACAATGTGGAGTATTCAGCCATGTCCGTTCCTCCTTTAACGTCCATCCATGTGGAAAAAGAAAAAATGGGTTACGATGCAGTCATAACACTCGATCGATTAATCAAAGGTGAGACTGTGAATCCGGTTTGGATTGAACTAGAACCCAAGCTGGTTGTTCGAAAATCCACCTTGCGTGTTTAG
- a CDS encoding DMT family transporter produces MNGYIMSVLLAVLAGGMGAVQGTVNAGIGKINGQYVMIIGVSIVQAIVSSVILLKNGWPPSSSNLFSPWMILAGILGVGIMFGISSSIGSIGPLTVYVLVILGQIMTSSVINHFGMLGVPRMPITPQKIASILIILLGVYCLSKSS; encoded by the coding sequence ATGAACGGGTATATCATGAGTGTTTTGCTTGCTGTTTTGGCAGGGGGAATGGGTGCAGTACAAGGGACGGTCAACGCAGGGATCGGGAAAATCAATGGACAGTATGTGATGATCATCGGAGTCTCTATCGTCCAAGCCATTGTCAGCAGTGTTATTCTTCTGAAAAACGGTTGGCCCCCATCGTCTTCAAACTTATTTTCTCCCTGGATGATTCTGGCAGGGATATTGGGAGTAGGCATCATGTTTGGCATATCGTCTTCCATTGGATCCATCGGTCCCCTTACCGTTTATGTTTTGGTTATTCTCGGTCAAATCATGACATCAAGCGTCATTAATCATTTTGGGATGTTGGGAGTTCCGCGAATGCCGATCACTCCTCAAAAGATCGCCAGCATTCTGATTATCCTGCTTGGAGTTTACTGCTTAAGCAAATCGTCTTAA
- a CDS encoding sugar ABC transporter substrate-binding protein gives MKRSTAGILATLVLGMGIVSGCGGNDTKTVPSGNASGVVTIVAQTAGEEKTRVDNLVQAADELNKELKAEGKNVQVKVKTNDFQGSWDDYAKQFMLAFKANKAPDIYATGHENIGWLADGHYILPLDSLKNSKAYSDVFPTLWNAVTYKGKIWGAPQDTEARPVFYNKDILKKMGWTDQQINDLPVKVEKGQFTLDDMTKLAQEAQSKGLAQYGIVHRPVDGPDFSEFVYDFGGKLYDPAQNKIVFDKPAVAKQLNYFYEIAQKKLIPDHLTSMDWTSIHKTVVNGKTLFYYGGIWNVFNWSQGNYNDKLGKVDAKWVNQHFGMMLVPAAEKGGKPVTLSHPFVYTVSSQTKHADLVERLLELVAAPKYQVKHDLTTFHLPVTKSAAEDPAFKADVTLGNVSYMTNYTTFIPNLDKFPQYSKDVFNAIQAVELGKQTPDAAMKDLEVQLKNDLGNELEIVQ, from the coding sequence ATGAAACGATCAACAGCAGGTATTTTGGCGACTCTCGTACTGGGAATGGGCATTGTGAGCGGTTGCGGGGGGAATGACACGAAAACAGTGCCTTCAGGCAATGCAAGTGGAGTTGTTACCATTGTAGCCCAAACAGCGGGGGAAGAAAAAACTCGCGTTGACAACCTGGTGCAAGCGGCTGATGAATTGAATAAGGAATTGAAAGCTGAAGGAAAAAACGTACAGGTCAAAGTGAAAACAAATGATTTCCAAGGTAGCTGGGATGACTATGCGAAACAGTTTATGCTCGCATTTAAAGCCAACAAAGCACCTGATATTTACGCGACAGGACATGAGAATATCGGTTGGTTGGCGGATGGACATTATATTCTGCCGCTAGATAGCTTGAAGAATTCGAAAGCCTACTCTGATGTTTTCCCTACTTTATGGAACGCCGTCACATATAAAGGCAAGATCTGGGGAGCGCCACAGGATACGGAAGCACGTCCGGTCTTCTATAATAAGGATATTTTAAAGAAAATGGGTTGGACGGACCAGCAGATCAATGATCTCCCTGTCAAGGTAGAGAAGGGCCAATTTACTCTTGATGATATGACAAAGCTAGCGCAAGAAGCGCAATCGAAAGGATTGGCACAGTACGGAATTGTTCATCGTCCGGTCGACGGTCCTGACTTTTCGGAATTTGTTTATGATTTTGGCGGCAAGCTTTATGATCCGGCGCAAAATAAGATCGTGTTTGATAAACCGGCTGTAGCGAAACAGCTCAATTATTTCTATGAAATTGCACAAAAGAAATTAATTCCGGACCATTTGACATCGATGGATTGGACAAGCATCCACAAGACCGTTGTAAATGGCAAGACACTGTTTTATTACGGCGGAATCTGGAATGTGTTCAACTGGAGTCAAGGCAACTACAATGACAAGCTTGGAAAAGTCGATGCCAAGTGGGTCAATCAACATTTCGGAATGATGTTGGTTCCGGCGGCTGAAAAGGGCGGCAAACCGGTCACATTGTCGCACCCGTTTGTGTATACCGTATCTTCACAAACGAAGCATGCGGATTTGGTGGAACGGTTGTTGGAATTGGTTGCTGCGCCTAAGTATCAAGTAAAACATGATTTGACGACGTTTCATCTGCCAGTGACCAAGTCTGCGGCAGAAGATCCGGCATTCAAGGCAGACGTGACATTAGGGAACGTTTCCTATATGACAAACTATACGACATTCATACCGAATTTGGACAAATTTCCGCAATATTCAAAAGATGTCTTCAATGCCATTCAGGCGGTGGAGCTTGGTAAACAAACACCGGATGCCGCTATGAAAGACTTGGAAGTTCAATTGAAAAATGATCTCGGCAATGAGTTGGAAATCGTTCAATAA
- a CDS encoding carbohydrate ABC transporter permease: MPALIRKWKFPFLMLGPFMILIFLFFFLPVILIAVLAFTGMDSSMQWTFNGLENFKHLVSDPNLGVILKNTCLYVFFTLLINVFFGLILGILTTYFIQKESIGLLFRTLWMLPRISPPVVYVLLWLWFFDPSQYGVLNSFRAFLHVPPEKWLASNPMTAVILANGLVGASYGMIIFSSAIKSIPGELIQAARVDGAFHWAMIQDIIIPAVRWPLMFVTLWQLLSLLTSYDYILLLTNGGPLYSSEVLALYSYHKAFENFQYGYGSALAFILVGIALVMTTILWKIFGMNKLMGSSRIE; the protein is encoded by the coding sequence GTGCCAGCATTGATTCGAAAATGGAAGTTTCCTTTCCTGATGCTCGGACCCTTTATGATTCTTATTTTTCTTTTCTTTTTTCTGCCGGTGATTTTGATTGCTGTGTTGGCTTTTACCGGAATGGATTCCTCCATGCAGTGGACCTTTAATGGTTTGGAAAATTTTAAGCATTTGGTGAGCGATCCGAATCTGGGCGTCATTTTAAAAAACACATGTCTCTATGTTTTCTTCACGCTGCTCATCAATGTGTTCTTCGGCTTGATACTGGGAATTTTGACAACATACTTCATTCAAAAAGAATCCATCGGTCTGCTATTTCGGACATTGTGGATGTTGCCTCGGATTTCACCGCCGGTTGTCTATGTATTGTTATGGCTATGGTTTTTTGATCCCAGCCAGTACGGTGTGCTGAACAGTTTTCGGGCATTTTTGCATGTACCACCCGAAAAATGGCTGGCAAGCAATCCGATGACCGCGGTTATTTTGGCAAACGGTCTTGTAGGTGCTTCTTATGGAATGATCATATTTTCGTCTGCCATCAAATCGATCCCCGGCGAGTTGATTCAGGCGGCGCGGGTAGACGGAGCTTTCCATTGGGCCATGATTCAGGATATTATCATCCCGGCTGTTCGCTGGCCGCTGATGTTCGTTACATTATGGCAATTGTTATCTTTGTTGACTTCCTATGATTATATCTTGCTTTTAACAAATGGCGGACCATTGTATAGCAGTGAAGTATTGGCATTGTATTCCTATCATAAAGCATTTGAAAACTTTCAATATGGATATGGTTCGGCTTTGGCGTTCATTCTGGTCGGCATTGCCTTGGTCATGACGACTATTCTTTGGAAAATCTTCGGAATGAATAAACTGATGGGTTCTTCCCGGATCGAGTAA
- a CDS encoding carbohydrate ABC transporter permease, whose product MRTIAAGADKRILLWKKNLPHILAYGILGVATLPIILMYLWLLLSSFAKQMKYGFIPVHISLENWSFLWSNVQQAGTTYPSIWLAAWNSLLFSGSLTMLEVIIGVMAGYALSRLDFPGRKGLMKMTLLLHAFPSVALLIAVFYILNFLGLFDSIWGVVLVKTALQIPMTAWIIKGFFDDVQWDVEWAGMIDGCSRFKVWYSIVIPLIKPGIAAVSIFSFLSGWSEFLLLYSFILSDANVTLATYLQKLISDPNQINYGLLSAVSLFYMIPVLVLFIVSQKSLMQVSAGGGKRV is encoded by the coding sequence ATGAGGACAATCGCGGCAGGTGCCGACAAAAGAATTTTACTTTGGAAAAAAAATCTCCCTCATATTCTCGCATATGGCATCCTGGGAGTTGCTACGTTGCCGATCATTCTCATGTATCTCTGGCTTTTGCTCAGTTCTTTTGCAAAACAAATGAAGTATGGATTTATCCCTGTTCACATTTCGTTGGAAAACTGGAGCTTCTTATGGTCCAATGTGCAGCAGGCCGGAACCACTTACCCGAGCATTTGGCTGGCTGCCTGGAATTCCTTGTTGTTTTCCGGTTCGCTGACCATGCTTGAAGTCATCATCGGGGTAATGGCCGGATATGCCCTTTCCCGGTTGGATTTTCCCGGTCGAAAAGGGCTTATGAAAATGACGCTCCTGCTTCATGCTTTCCCAAGTGTAGCCCTTTTAATCGCTGTCTTCTATATTTTGAATTTCTTGGGATTGTTTGATTCGATCTGGGGAGTTGTACTGGTTAAAACAGCGCTGCAGATTCCAATGACTGCATGGATTATCAAAGGCTTTTTTGATGATGTTCAATGGGATGTCGAATGGGCCGGCATGATCGATGGCTGCAGTCGCTTTAAAGTTTGGTATTCCATCGTCATTCCTTTGATTAAACCGGGGATTGCCGCCGTCAGTATTTTTTCCTTTTTATCCGGCTGGTCTGAGTTTCTGCTTTTGTATTCATTTATTTTAAGCGATGCTAACGTGACTTTAGCCACTTATCTGCAAAAGTTGATCAGTGATCCGAATCAAATTAATTATGGTCTGTTAAGTGCTGTATCCCTGTTTTATATGATTCCGGTTTTGGTTCTCTTTATTGTTTCGCAGAAATCGCTCATGCAAGTCAGTGCCGGAGGAGGAAAACGCGTATGA
- a CDS encoding ABC transporter ATP-binding protein — protein sequence MKIELRDLCKTFDKKSNAINHLNIEINDGEFISLLGPSGCGKSTTMLMLAGIYKPTGGSILFDNRSVGDLEPQRRNIGMVFQSYALYPHMTVLENIAFPLKQMKVPKAERLTRAKQAAAMVRLDSFLDRKPSELSGGQQQRVALARAIVKKPSLLLLDEPLSNLDARLKIEMREEIRKLQKELGITTIMVTHDQEEAMTMADRIALMKDGELVQYASPMELYNNPNSYFVAQFIGTPPMNFLQGNIRVNGDTIDFGMQNKTIPFKNTHVLFERENQGVYLGIRPHDLKVGADGDLSFQGIVRFVEPLGHSILVSVEIENAMVRVLTNPHFTASYGENVTISTQVDSVQLFDALTGRSLKLGEKDRIFV from the coding sequence ATGAAAATTGAACTGCGGGATTTGTGCAAAACATTCGATAAAAAATCAAATGCCATAAATCACTTGAATATCGAAATCAACGATGGAGAATTTATCTCTTTGCTTGGACCAAGCGGATGTGGGAAGTCGACCACAATGCTTATGTTGGCCGGCATTTACAAACCTACCGGCGGAAGTATTCTTTTTGATAATCGTTCGGTCGGCGATCTTGAGCCGCAAAGGCGAAATATCGGCATGGTGTTTCAGAGTTATGCGTTGTATCCCCATATGACGGTATTGGAAAATATCGCGTTTCCTTTAAAGCAGATGAAGGTTCCCAAAGCAGAACGATTGACACGCGCGAAACAAGCTGCGGCCATGGTCCGGCTTGACAGCTTTTTGGACCGAAAGCCTAGCGAACTGTCTGGAGGACAGCAGCAGCGGGTGGCATTGGCGCGCGCCATCGTCAAGAAACCCTCCCTTTTGCTGCTGGATGAACCGCTTTCCAACCTCGATGCCAGGCTGAAAATTGAAATGCGTGAAGAAATTCGCAAACTGCAAAAAGAACTCGGGATTACGACCATTATGGTGACACATGATCAGGAAGAAGCCATGACCATGGCTGATCGCATAGCGCTCATGAAAGATGGCGAATTGGTTCAGTATGCTTCTCCCATGGAGCTTTATAATAATCCAAACAGTTATTTTGTCGCTCAGTTTATCGGCACACCTCCGATGAACTTCTTACAGGGGAATATCCGGGTCAACGGAGACACGATTGACTTTGGCATGCAAAACAAGACGATTCCATTCAAAAATACGCATGTTTTGTTCGAGAGGGAAAACCAGGGAGTTTACCTGGGAATCCGGCCGCACGATTTAAAGGTTGGGGCCGATGGAGATCTTTCCTTCCAAGGAATAGTTCGGTTTGTGGAACCGCTTGGCCACTCCATACTGGTAAGCGTCGAGATCGAAAATGCCATGGTTCGTGTTTTGACGAACCCGCATTTTACCGCAAGTTATGGAGAGAACGTCACGATCAGTACGCAAGTGGATTCTGTTCAACTGTTTGACGCGTTGACAGGAAGATCATTAAAACTTGGTGAGAAAGATCGGATTTTCGTTTAG
- a CDS encoding inositol monophosphatase family protein, whose translation MNFEKEESSLLEAAIRYAKDAGQLIRERMNGIQVIEMKKNRSDLVTEVDRYSEEFLRRIIHREYPEHWILSEEDNGQADSFQAFVEKGPGCGWIIDPIDGTTNFIHGIPHFAVSIGIVREWAPIVGVVYNPVTDELFYARKNAGAFRNGEKITVSAADCMEDALLATGFQALEWKPDTRLLKQMNALTGTCRSFRLLGAASLDLCWTASGQLTGFWHDGLHPWDAAAGIVIVREAGGKVTNRDGAPYSLRDNTLVASNSRIHEEFLAVITR comes from the coding sequence ATGAATTTTGAAAAAGAAGAAAGCAGCCTTCTGGAAGCCGCCATTCGATATGCCAAGGATGCGGGGCAACTGATTCGTGAACGGATGAATGGCATTCAAGTTATTGAAATGAAAAAAAACAGGTCGGATCTTGTGACAGAAGTCGATAGATACAGTGAAGAATTTTTACGGAGAATCATTCATCGGGAATATCCGGAACATTGGATTTTATCGGAAGAAGACAACGGTCAGGCAGATTCTTTTCAGGCTTTTGTGGAGAAAGGACCAGGTTGCGGATGGATCATTGATCCGATTGATGGGACGACCAACTTTATTCACGGGATTCCTCATTTTGCTGTTTCGATTGGCATTGTTCGGGAGTGGGCGCCGATTGTCGGCGTCGTTTACAACCCGGTGACAGACGAGCTTTTTTACGCAAGGAAAAACGCAGGCGCCTTTCGAAATGGAGAAAAGATTACAGTAAGTGCTGCGGATTGTATGGAAGATGCTCTTCTGGCTACCGGATTTCAAGCACTTGAGTGGAAACCGGACACGCGGTTATTAAAACAAATGAATGCACTTACCGGGACTTGTCGCAGTTTTCGCCTCTTGGGGGCTGCAAGTCTTGATCTTTGCTGGACGGCAAGCGGGCAATTGACAGGTTTTTGGCATGACGGTTTGCACCCGTGGGATGCGGCTGCCGGGATCGTAATCGTTCGAGAAGCGGGAGGCAAGGTGACCAATCGTGATGGAGCGCCATATAGCCTTAGGGATAACACTCTGGTTGCGTCTAACAGCCGAATCCATGAGGAATTCCTAGCTGTCATTACACGTTGA
- a CDS encoding glycerophosphodiester phosphodiesterase translates to MRQSLITAHSGCMHTPPNSIASVWEGLRAGADLIEVDVRTTKDRVVVLLHDEHVSTPSGFRSVQDLTFEELKKLTSRKEIIRLEDILPLIREKNRMINLDVKEDRAIGPMIETVETFSMRDHVMISGCEKVRASYLKETYRPYQVLLNASANLFADCEDDYHVFVKETCRDAIAASCCGININYSFCREELLDYAGLRCLPVLVWTIDDPPVMEKFLGMGVHSITSNDVRTLMQLRDKRKWECEKV, encoded by the coding sequence ATGAGACAGTCTCTAATCACAGCACACAGTGGCTGCATGCATACACCGCCTAATTCCATTGCGTCCGTATGGGAAGGGCTGAGGGCCGGAGCGGATCTGATTGAAGTGGATGTCAGGACGACGAAAGACCGGGTAGTTGTCCTGCTGCATGATGAACATGTTTCTACTCCTTCCGGATTCAGGAGTGTACAGGACTTGACTTTTGAGGAATTGAAGAAACTCACATCAAGGAAAGAGATCATCCGGCTCGAGGATATTTTGCCGCTGATTCGTGAAAAAAACCGGATGATCAATCTTGATGTAAAAGAGGACCGCGCAATTGGACCGATGATCGAAACCGTCGAAACATTCTCGATGAGAGACCATGTGATGATTAGCGGCTGTGAAAAAGTACGGGCTTCTTACTTAAAGGAAACGTATCGCCCCTATCAAGTGTTGCTGAATGCAAGTGCAAACCTGTTTGCAGATTGCGAGGATGATTACCACGTATTTGTAAAAGAAACATGCAGGGATGCGATAGCCGCGTCGTGCTGCGGCATCAATATCAACTATTCCTTTTGCCGGGAAGAACTGCTGGATTATGCCGGGCTTCGCTGCTTGCCTGTTTTGGTCTGGACGATTGATGATCCCCCGGTGATGGAAAAATTTTTAGGTATGGGAGTGCACTCGATTACGAGCAATGATGTGCGGACACTCATGCAGTTGCGAGATAAGCGAAAATGGGAGTGTGAAAAGGTATGA
- a CDS encoding NADH-dependent flavin oxidoreductase yields MQQKYKPLFESFSLRSGVQLKNRIVMAPMTNFSSNPDGTVSDAEVDYYVRRSKGVGMVVTACTYVTPNGKGFSGEFAGDSDAMIPSLRRLATAIKQAGAKAVLQVFHGGRMCPPDLVPNGDIVSASAVAPEQEGAPIPRALTDSEIEEIVHAFGETSRRAIEAGFDGVEIHGANGYLIQQFFSPHSNRRTDLWGGSLEKRMAFPLAIVDEVKKVVAAHAKQPFLVGYRFSPEEAETPGITMADTLALLDALANKDLDYIHVSLMDFWSAPRRGVESTRSRMELIQERIGKKVPVIGVGSIHTADDALKALQTGVSLLALGRELIMDPDWVEKIEQGRESEIDTTMTKHDQARLVVPDPLWQAIMNTPGWFPVAENV; encoded by the coding sequence ATGCAGCAGAAATATAAACCTTTATTTGAATCGTTCAGCCTCCGCAGTGGCGTCCAATTAAAAAATCGCATCGTCATGGCGCCGATGACGAATTTTTCTTCCAATCCGGACGGTACGGTTTCCGATGCGGAAGTGGATTATTATGTACGGCGCTCGAAAGGTGTAGGAATGGTAGTGACAGCCTGTACATATGTAACTCCTAACGGAAAAGGGTTTTCCGGTGAATTTGCGGGTGACAGCGATGCCATGATTCCAAGTTTGCGCCGCCTGGCAACCGCAATCAAGCAAGCAGGTGCAAAAGCCGTATTGCAAGTCTTCCACGGTGGCCGCATGTGCCCGCCTGATTTAGTGCCAAACGGAGATATCGTCAGTGCAAGTGCTGTGGCTCCCGAGCAAGAAGGAGCGCCGATTCCGCGAGCTTTGACCGATTCAGAAATTGAAGAAATTGTCCATGCATTCGGCGAGACTTCACGCCGGGCCATTGAAGCGGGTTTTGACGGGGTGGAAATTCATGGTGCCAACGGCTACCTGATTCAGCAGTTTTTCTCGCCGCATTCCAACAGACGTACAGATCTTTGGGGCGGTAGCTTGGAAAAACGCATGGCATTCCCGCTTGCGATTGTGGACGAAGTGAAAAAAGTTGTAGCTGCACATGCCAAACAGCCATTTCTGGTTGGCTACAGATTTTCACCGGAAGAAGCGGAAACGCCGGGCATTACGATGGCGGATACGCTCGCTTTATTGGATGCCCTGGCAAATAAAGACCTCGATTATATCCATGTGTCACTTATGGATTTTTGGTCTGCTCCGAGACGCGGCGTCGAAAGTACACGTTCGCGCATGGAGTTGATTCAAGAACGTATCGGCAAGAAAGTGCCGGTGATTGGAGTGGGTTCCATTCATACCGCAGACGATGCTTTAAAAGCTTTGCAAACAGGCGTTTCTTTGCTTGCACTGGGACGCGAGTTGATTATGGATCCCGATTGGGTTGAAAAAATTGAACAAGGACGGGAATCTGAAATTGACACCACAATGACAAAACATGATCAAGCCCGACTTGTCGTTCCCGATCCGCTGTGGCAAGCCATCATGAATACACCAGGGTGGTTCCCGGTGGCTGAAAACGTGTAA
- a CDS encoding NADH:flavin oxidoreductase/NADH oxidase has protein sequence MSVQLFSSFTVKGLELKNRIVMAPMCQYSVTDKDGKPNDWHFVHYLSRAVGGAGLIIMEMTDVNPNGRITDFDLGLWSDDQIPAFSRIIDGVHTHGAKIGIQIAHAGRKAEDAETPVAPSAIPFPGARYKMPHALATDEVKEIVTLFAATARRAVRAGVDTIELHGAHGYLIHQFQSPLTNKRDDEYGRDFARFGVEVIQAVKKEMPADMPLLFRISAVEYADGGYDIDHAIALCKTYQAAGVDVFHVSSGGEGPAGMRKPGNYPGYQVPFARAIREALSVPVIAVGMLEEPALAEAVVCNGDADLVAIARGMLRDPYWATRAAINLGHDPINIPIQYQRGYPTRKS, from the coding sequence GTGAGCGTCCAGTTATTTTCTTCATTCACAGTGAAAGGTCTTGAATTGAAAAACCGCATTGTAATGGCTCCCATGTGTCAGTATTCTGTTACTGATAAAGACGGAAAGCCGAACGATTGGCATTTTGTGCACTATCTGAGCCGTGCAGTCGGAGGTGCAGGGCTAATCATTATGGAAATGACCGATGTGAATCCAAACGGCCGGATCACAGATTTTGATTTGGGATTGTGGTCAGATGATCAAATTCCGGCATTTTCACGCATTATTGACGGCGTACATACACACGGTGCCAAAATTGGCATTCAAATCGCTCATGCCGGAAGAAAGGCAGAGGATGCAGAGACACCCGTTGCCCCGTCCGCCATTCCATTTCCAGGGGCACGATATAAAATGCCGCATGCACTTGCTACAGATGAAGTCAAAGAAATCGTGACACTTTTTGCGGCAACTGCACGCCGTGCGGTGCGAGCGGGAGTTGACACCATTGAGTTGCATGGCGCCCACGGGTATCTCATCCATCAGTTCCAATCGCCTCTTACGAACAAACGGGATGACGAATACGGACGGGATTTCGCTCGATTTGGGGTCGAAGTGATCCAAGCGGTTAAAAAAGAAATGCCGGCAGATATGCCGCTACTGTTCCGTATTTCTGCTGTCGAATACGCGGATGGCGGGTATGATATCGATCATGCGATTGCGTTGTGCAAAACATACCAAGCAGCCGGTGTGGATGTATTTCATGTCAGCTCCGGCGGCGAAGGCCCCGCAGGGATGAGAAAGCCCGGAAATTATCCAGGCTATCAAGTGCCTTTTGCACGGGCCATACGTGAAGCCCTCTCTGTGCCGGTGATTGCCGTTGGAATGCTGGAAGAACCGGCGTTGGCTGAAGCTGTGGTCTGTAACGGCGATGCAGATTTAGTGGCCATCGCCCGCGGGATGCTTCGGGATCCGTATTGGGCCACACGTGCAGCGATCAACCTTGGACATGATCCAATCAACATTCCGATACAGTATCAACGCGGTTATCCGACGCGTAAATCCTAA
- a CDS encoding NADP-dependent oxidoreductase produces MTEQKNKQILLVSRPQGMPSENNFKLVEGPLSIPQEGEMLVRILYVSVDPYMRGRMNDAKSYVPPYPLNEVVNSGVVGQVVESRTSEFQTGDIVSGYLGWQTYAVAKPRQVKKVDVSLAPMTTALGVLGMPGLTAYFGLLDIGRPSQGETLVVSGAAGAVGMIVGQIGKIMGCRVVGIAGSDRKKEYLINELGFDAVINYKTAANLKNDLKEACPGGVDIYFDNVGSGISDAVLSLLNFQARIPLCGQIALYNLEKPDIGPRIQTQLLINSALMKGFIVGNYADRFHEAMPQLAQWIKDGRLKYKESIVEGFENIPKAFLGLFTGENLGKQLVKVSDL; encoded by the coding sequence ATGACAGAACAAAAAAACAAGCAAATCCTGCTTGTCAGCAGACCGCAAGGAATGCCTTCCGAAAACAATTTCAAGCTGGTTGAAGGGCCGCTGTCGATTCCTCAGGAAGGCGAAATGCTCGTGCGAATTTTGTATGTTTCCGTTGATCCGTATATGCGGGGCAGAATGAACGATGCAAAATCATATGTGCCTCCCTATCCTTTAAACGAAGTGGTGAATAGCGGCGTCGTCGGTCAAGTGGTGGAATCCAGGACGTCCGAATTTCAGACAGGGGATATCGTATCAGGATATTTGGGATGGCAAACATATGCTGTGGCGAAACCCCGACAAGTAAAAAAAGTCGATGTTTCCCTTGCTCCGATGACGACTGCATTGGGCGTTTTGGGGATGCCGGGCTTGACCGCTTATTTCGGATTATTGGACATCGGCAGGCCCAGTCAGGGCGAAACTCTTGTCGTATCCGGCGCGGCGGGGGCGGTCGGCATGATCGTCGGCCAAATCGGAAAGATCATGGGATGCCGTGTTGTCGGAATCGCGGGTTCCGATCGGAAAAAGGAATATCTGATCAATGAACTTGGATTCGACGCAGTCATAAATTACAAAACGGCCGCAAATTTGAAAAACGACTTGAAAGAAGCCTGTCCGGGTGGCGTTGACATATATTTCGACAACGTCGGCAGCGGGATTTCCGATGCTGTTTTATCTTTGTTGAATTTCCAGGCGCGGATTCCGCTGTGCGGACAAATCGCCCTGTACAATCTGGAAAAGCCGGACATTGGGCCGCGGATTCAGACACAGTTATTGATCAACAGCGCGTTGATGAAGGGATTTATCGTAGGAAATTACGCCGACCGCTTTCATGAGGCAATGCCTCAATTGGCCCAATGGATCAAAGACGGCAGACTCAAATATAAGGAAAGCATCGTAGAAGGGTTTGAAAACATTCCAAAAGCATTCTTAGGTTTGTTTACCGGCGAAAATTTAGGCAAGCAGTTGGTAAAAGTGTCCGATCTTTAA